Proteins found in one Bacillota bacterium genomic segment:
- a CDS encoding WYL domain-containing protein — MSNLHRITWIDNQIRNERYPNCRQIAQQFEISLRQASRDVEYLRYSLGAPVAYSAKHNGYYYQGEPFALPAQFIPEETRDTLGYLAFQYRNREGAQARRLAELFSRLAGEAPVSEDNDIDIIDSCANETAVFKALKQAQHSQTKVKLIYVNAGNHRSTRVFCPYKIFSSKATAYVVGYCELREDFRTFRLERVREVVPTGERFQVKPDFDSNAYTGDFKFDREPFHAVVEFQWPPLALPGLQTERIAQRTLKIEFQTSTELLGALLGVRGWFQIQSPSWLRRNLHQRLQAILTANQIFAEVGHHMADRERYNRSNNRKEEDILSKQILSDVNMGMTWTMYIGAVEGALRRAGWWSGETYQLMGMTGIGFHFIIHKTVCPSSVTVYDWPNEHFAALDRIGVHSQCSQVYRDPRLNTFRQVQAEAIERIKESIDKGVPVVAWAPTGLLEFGLIYGYDDEEQVLFVKDCDDNADPVKYSNFGISEVPIMFYQTFGGRVEVDPEKTFRDSLEFAVGEWNKEQHTSPDYESGKKGYEALLATLKRGDFNEFGLTYVLAVYADAKENLAKYLRYVEAESVELQGLAEACKKYAELAEKFQAASSLVPFKGPGVADVEQENIPQVIELLAQCLELETRAMQTIEQVLAK; from the coding sequence ATGAGCAATTTGCACCGGATAACCTGGATAGACAACCAGATTCGCAATGAGCGCTATCCCAACTGCCGGCAGATTGCACAGCAGTTTGAAATCTCCCTGCGCCAAGCGTCCCGGGATGTGGAGTATTTACGTTATTCGCTGGGGGCGCCAGTGGCGTACAGCGCCAAGCATAACGGCTATTACTACCAGGGCGAACCCTTTGCCCTGCCAGCCCAATTTATTCCCGAGGAAACAAGGGATACCCTGGGCTATCTCGCTTTTCAATACCGTAACCGGGAAGGGGCCCAGGCCCGGAGGCTAGCGGAGTTGTTCTCCCGCCTGGCCGGTGAAGCCCCTGTTTCTGAGGACAATGATATAGATATTATCGATTCCTGCGCAAACGAAACAGCCGTCTTTAAAGCACTCAAACAGGCGCAACACTCACAAACCAAAGTAAAACTTATATATGTTAACGCCGGTAATCACCGCAGTACTCGCGTGTTTTGTCCGTACAAAATTTTTTCCAGCAAGGCAACAGCATATGTGGTCGGTTATTGTGAGCTTAGAGAGGATTTTCGAACTTTCCGTTTGGAGCGTGTCCGGGAAGTGGTGCCTACCGGCGAGCGCTTTCAAGTTAAACCGGATTTTGATTCCAACGCGTACACAGGTGACTTTAAGTTTGACCGTGAACCATTTCATGCAGTGGTGGAATTTCAATGGCCGCCCCTTGCGTTGCCTGGATTGCAAACGGAGCGAATTGCCCAGCGGACCCTGAAAATAGAGTTTCAAACGTCGACAGAACTTCTTGGCGCCCTTTTGGGGGTAAGGGGTTGGTTCCAGATTCAATCCCCAAGTTGGCTGCGTCGCAACCTTCATCAACGACTACAGGCGATTTTGACGGCTAATCAAATTTTCGCAGAGGTAGGACATCATATGGCAGACCGGGAGCGCTATAATCGAAGTAACAACCGCAAGGAGGAAGATATTTTGTCTAAGCAGATTCTCAGTGATGTCAACATGGGTATGACCTGGACGATGTACATCGGCGCCGTAGAAGGAGCGCTCCGGCGCGCCGGTTGGTGGAGCGGAGAAACTTATCAGTTGATGGGGATGACCGGCATCGGTTTCCACTTCATCATCCACAAGACGGTCTGTCCCAGTTCTGTAACTGTGTATGACTGGCCCAACGAGCACTTCGCCGCCTTGGACCGGATTGGCGTTCACTCCCAGTGTTCACAAGTTTATCGCGACCCCCGACTCAACACCTTTAGGCAAGTGCAGGCAGAGGCGATAGAGCGGATTAAGGAGTCCATCGACAAAGGCGTGCCGGTTGTGGCCTGGGCGCCTACGGGTCTGTTGGAGTTCGGATTGATCTATGGTTATGATGATGAAGAGCAGGTATTGTTTGTCAAGGATTGTGATGATAATGCCGATCCAGTGAAATACAGCAATTTTGGCATCTCGGAAGTGCCGATTATGTTCTATCAGACCTTTGGCGGGCGGGTAGAGGTGGATCCAGAAAAGACCTTCCGGGACTCATTGGAGTTCGCCGTCGGGGAGTGGAACAAGGAACAGCATACAAGCCCTGACTACGAGAGCGGCAAAAAGGGTTATGAGGCGTTGCTGGCAACACTGAAAAGAGGGGACTTCAACGAATTTGGCCTCACATATGTGCTGGCAGTTTATGCCGATGCCAAAGAAAATCTGGCCAAGTATCTGCGCTATGTGGAAGCGGAATCCGTAGAACTCCAGGGGCTGGCCGAAGCCTGTAAAAAATACGCCGAGCTGGCAGAGAAGTTTCAGGCAGCC
- a CDS encoding threonylcarbamoyl-AMP synthase: protein MDFETKLLTESDIDVAAELIRRGECVAFPTETVYGLGANALDAAAVAKIYAAKGRPSDNPLIVHIHDVRQLQDLVSELPGAVERLTAVFWPGPLTLVLPKTPAVPVSVTGGLDTVAVRMPDHPLALAFLRAANLPVAAPSANISGKPSPTRASHVWHDLAGRIPAIIDGGETGWGVESTVLDCTCQPFRVLRPGAVTVEQLQAYVAVELDPDLEVQAPERPRSPGLKYKHYSPEAQVVLVTGSRVQERIQEELRRQQQAGVKTAVMAFTETQAEYGDVPILDLGSKQNLQQAASRIYHLLRKADHQGFELVFVEGVEDEDLGRTIMNRLAKAAGPNVIRT from the coding sequence ATGGATTTTGAAACAAAATTATTGACAGAGTCAGATATAGATGTTGCGGCTGAGTTGATACGACGGGGAGAGTGCGTCGCCTTTCCCACCGAAACGGTGTACGGACTGGGAGCCAACGCCCTGGACGCCGCGGCAGTGGCAAAAATTTACGCGGCTAAGGGCCGCCCCTCGGACAATCCATTGATTGTGCATATACACGATGTTCGCCAGTTGCAAGACTTGGTTTCCGAACTGCCTGGAGCTGTAGAACGGTTGACGGCAGTGTTTTGGCCCGGTCCCCTGACGCTGGTTCTGCCGAAAACCCCGGCTGTGCCTGTCTCGGTGACCGGCGGCCTGGATACCGTGGCTGTGCGGATGCCGGACCATCCGCTGGCCCTGGCATTTCTCCGCGCCGCCAACCTGCCGGTGGCGGCGCCCAGCGCCAATATCTCCGGCAAGCCCAGTCCCACCCGGGCCAGTCACGTGTGGCACGATTTGGCTGGGCGAATCCCTGCCATCATCGATGGCGGGGAGACCGGCTGGGGCGTGGAGTCCACTGTATTGGATTGCACCTGCCAGCCGTTTCGGGTGTTGCGTCCCGGCGCAGTTACTGTAGAACAATTGCAGGCATATGTTGCTGTCGAGCTGGATCCCGACTTGGAAGTCCAGGCCCCGGAACGCCCTCGTTCGCCCGGCCTGAAATACAAGCACTATTCGCCGGAGGCTCAGGTTGTACTGGTGACAGGCAGCAGGGTTCAGGAGAGAATCCAAGAAGAACTGAGGCGTCAGCAGCAAGCAGGTGTTAAGACAGCGGTGATGGCATTTACTGAGACCCAGGCCGAATACGGTGATGTTCCAATCCTGGATTTGGGGAGCAAGCAGAACCTTCAGCAGGCCGCTTCCCGGATCTATCATTTGCTGCGCAAGGCCGACCATCAGGGCTTTGAACTTGTGTTCGTGGAGGGCGTGGAAGATGAAGACCTGGGTCGGACAATTATGAACCGTCTTGCTAAGGCGGCCGGCCCAAATGTTATTCGTACATAA
- the lysA gene encoding diaminopimelate decarboxylase: MFNNLFSSNEKGHLVIGGCDTVELAAQFGTPLYVLDENAIRENCRRYKQSLAQNYPDTMPAFAGKSFLTKAMCSLLAQEGMALDTVSGGEIYTALQAGFPAEKIIFHGNNKSEAEINLALDSGVGRLVVDSTAELHLLSQLATARDKAAAIYLRVNPAVTPDTHSYIQTGQVDSKFGFAIDDQIDEAVKLALSLPGLSLMGLHCHIGSQILDLTPFRKMAEAMVDLLNRVRQDAGVLLGELDLGGGLGIRYLPTDQPPAIEDYAQVITSALKESAAKYNLPLPKLLVEPGRSIVGPAGITLFTVGSEKEVTGVRKYVAVDGGMTTDLRPALYDARYHAFVANRVNEPATEKVTIAGKACESGDILIKDIELPKLHRGDILALLATGAYHYSMASNYNRFGRPAVVFVRDGDANLIVNRETYADLCSNDLLPAHLQTK, translated from the coding sequence GTGTTCAATAATTTATTCTCATCAAACGAAAAAGGCCACTTGGTTATCGGCGGCTGTGACACAGTTGAACTAGCTGCACAGTTTGGCACACCATTGTATGTATTGGATGAAAATGCAATCCGGGAGAATTGTCGGCGTTATAAGCAAAGTCTAGCCCAAAATTACCCCGATACTATGCCGGCCTTTGCCGGAAAATCCTTCCTGACCAAAGCTATGTGCAGCCTGCTGGCCCAGGAAGGCATGGCCCTGGACACTGTCTCGGGCGGAGAGATTTATACTGCTCTGCAAGCCGGGTTCCCGGCGGAAAAGATAATCTTCCACGGCAACAATAAGTCAGAAGCGGAAATAAATCTCGCCCTGGATTCGGGAGTCGGCCGCCTGGTTGTGGATAGCACAGCGGAACTGCATTTACTCAGCCAGCTGGCCACTGCCCGCGACAAAGCAGCTGCAATCTATCTCCGGGTTAACCCGGCTGTCACGCCGGATACCCACAGCTATATCCAAACCGGACAGGTGGACTCCAAATTTGGCTTTGCGATCGACGACCAAATTGACGAGGCGGTAAAGCTGGCGCTTAGTCTACCAGGCCTCAGCTTGATGGGCCTCCACTGTCATATCGGCTCCCAAATTCTCGACCTCACTCCTTTCCGCAAAATGGCTGAAGCGATGGTGGACCTGCTGAACCGTGTTCGGCAAGATGCAGGCGTACTACTGGGTGAGTTGGATCTCGGTGGCGGTTTGGGTATCCGCTATTTGCCCACTGATCAGCCGCCTGCAATTGAAGATTATGCCCAAGTGATCACTTCCGCACTGAAAGAAAGCGCCGCCAAGTATAATCTACCCCTACCCAAGCTGCTAGTCGAACCCGGCCGCTCCATCGTTGGCCCTGCAGGAATTACACTGTTCACAGTTGGTTCAGAGAAAGAAGTTACCGGCGTGCGTAAATATGTAGCAGTAGATGGCGGGATGACCACCGACCTGCGGCCCGCTCTCTATGACGCCCGCTACCATGCTTTTGTGGCCAACCGGGTCAATGAACCGGCCACTGAAAAAGTGACAATTGCCGGCAAGGCCTGTGAATCCGGCGACATACTGATTAAGGACATTGAACTGCCCAAATTACATCGGGGCGATATCCTCGCCCTCCTTGCCACCGGCGCTTACCACTATTCGATGGCCAGCAATTATAACCGCTTTGGCCGCCCGGCCGTGGTGTTTGTCCGGGATGGTGATGCCAACTTAATCGTCAACCGAGAGACGTACGCAGATTTATGCAGCAATGACCTGCTGCCGGCGCACCTGCAAACTAAATAA
- a CDS encoding MBL fold metallo-hydrolase, with translation MVFKIAKPAHARSSLWCAGLRIPLLQGLHYKYFPPGPDCVKMVTDVKTKERVKINTKNIGSRGVIFTLGDANDDLGEIAIYLIKGENRVYLCDTHLGPKSMEVVKEYLRENNLGEKQLVVFLTHSDWDHIWGACAFPDALIIGHDLCRKGILDRGKVELQRYADHQSGEIVLIPPQLTFSEQLRFLDDEVEFYYAPGHTADSAVCYDRKDAVLFVGDLVEDPKPMIGYHDLETYIDTLESLAAHPAKTIISSHSGIVNRKTISENIKYIRMFASKATADLPDKEKNDPASKLYIMLLYEDAIQQTLGDAFDYQSFQRELWGSLDLNYLDTTSKRLKSISYDELKSALESYLVQY, from the coding sequence ATGGTGTTCAAAATCGCTAAACCGGCCCACGCTCGTTCCTCCTTGTGGTGTGCTGGTCTTAGGATACCTCTTCTACAGGGGCTTCATTACAAGTATTTCCCGCCCGGGCCGGACTGTGTTAAAATGGTAACTGATGTTAAAACAAAGGAGCGGGTCAAAATTAATACCAAAAATATCGGCAGTCGTGGCGTTATATTCACCCTAGGTGACGCAAACGACGACTTGGGCGAAATTGCAATCTATCTGATTAAAGGTGAAAACCGTGTCTACCTCTGCGATACCCATCTCGGCCCAAAATCCATGGAAGTAGTTAAAGAATACCTGCGAGAAAATAATCTCGGTGAAAAGCAACTGGTTGTGTTTTTAACCCATTCCGACTGGGATCATATCTGGGGGGCCTGCGCTTTCCCCGATGCGCTTATAATCGGCCACGACTTATGTCGCAAGGGAATCCTCGACCGAGGCAAAGTTGAACTCCAGCGCTATGCTGACCACCAAAGTGGAGAAATCGTCCTGATTCCGCCGCAACTCACCTTTAGTGAGCAACTGCGTTTCCTGGACGATGAGGTTGAGTTCTACTACGCCCCCGGCCATACAGCAGACTCGGCAGTCTGCTATGACCGCAAGGACGCGGTACTATTTGTCGGAGATTTGGTCGAAGACCCAAAGCCAATGATTGGCTATCATGATTTGGAAACATACATCGATACACTGGAATCTTTGGCGGCTCATCCGGCAAAGACAATCATTTCCTCCCATTCAGGAATTGTAAATAGAAAAACAATCAGCGAGAATATCAAATACATACGCATGTTTGCCAGCAAGGCCACTGCAGACCTGCCGGACAAGGAAAAAAATGACCCGGCCAGCAAATTATACATCATGCTGCTTTATGAAGACGCAATTCAGCAAACCCTGGGGGACGCCTTCGATTACCAGTCTTTCCAGCGTGAACTCTGGGGTTCTCTGGATTTAAATTATCTGGATACCACAAGCAAACGCCTAAAATCTATCAGTTATGACGAACTTAAATCTGCCCTGGAAAGCTATCTGGTTCAGTATTGA
- a CDS encoding GHKL domain-containing protein has product MSMPNVSIPNFPTGPSVLSQIPQAHDGIHILYTYSNPQLYLHNMYNFIINGLKLNQEIILVENSQNYQQIRARLREASCVNPESNLHFLDNDIFYLHPPDPVYKLDKITQSYSKRGLSFRVWGNVLWRECEINLPSYEVGVDEISAGRSAITVCAYDGSKLSAVTQLALMKSHRFVTTDNELAASNVYFGNVQPKLNLVDIKDGLDQTIAEYQDATEEYNRMEQLEIISQTAFRITHEIRNPLTVVKGYIQLLQNKKDYHKDRRVFDTIIGEIDRANSILSDFLTLGRPREVNLKMYNLNAVLSEILPVAKAAIARANCTLAYNLAPLPDTRLDNHQIRQVVWNLIKNSIEAMPDSGQINIQTFTKENLVVMAISDQGPGIPEEVLGKLGTPFCTTKKKGTGLGLAICYSIVKAHQGKLEVQTSPKGTTFYIFLPVETN; this is encoded by the coding sequence ATGAGCATGCCCAACGTCAGTATCCCTAATTTCCCAACAGGGCCTTCGGTCTTGTCCCAAATCCCCCAGGCGCACGACGGTATTCACATCCTTTATACCTATTCCAACCCGCAACTATATCTGCACAACATGTATAATTTTATAATCAATGGACTGAAATTAAACCAGGAAATCATCCTGGTGGAAAACTCACAGAACTATCAACAGATTCGTGCAAGGCTCCGGGAAGCAAGCTGTGTTAACCCAGAATCCAACTTACACTTTCTCGATAATGACATCTTTTATCTGCATCCTCCCGACCCCGTGTACAAGCTGGATAAAATTACACAATCATATTCCAAACGCGGACTTTCTTTTAGAGTCTGGGGCAATGTCCTCTGGCGGGAATGCGAAATCAATTTACCAAGCTATGAGGTCGGTGTGGATGAAATATCCGCCGGCCGCAGTGCAATAACTGTTTGCGCCTATGATGGAAGCAAGCTTTCCGCTGTCACTCAGCTGGCATTGATGAAAAGCCACCGTTTCGTGACCACCGACAACGAACTGGCAGCTTCCAATGTCTACTTCGGTAATGTGCAGCCCAAATTAAATCTTGTTGATATAAAAGATGGTCTGGATCAAACCATCGCCGAATATCAAGATGCAACTGAAGAATACAACCGCATGGAGCAATTAGAGATTATCTCCCAAACCGCATTCCGCATTACCCACGAAATCCGCAATCCACTTACAGTTGTCAAAGGTTATATCCAGCTGTTGCAAAACAAAAAGGATTATCATAAGGACAGGCGGGTGTTTGACACCATCATTGGCGAAATTGACCGGGCCAACTCAATTCTATCTGACTTCCTAACCCTGGGACGTCCCCGGGAGGTAAATCTAAAGATGTATAACCTGAACGCAGTCCTCTCAGAAATCCTGCCGGTTGCCAAGGCAGCGATTGCCCGGGCCAACTGCACCCTGGCCTACAATCTCGCCCCCCTCCCCGATACACGCCTGGATAACCACCAGATTCGCCAGGTTGTCTGGAACCTGATTAAGAACAGCATCGAGGCAATGCCGGATAGCGGCCAGATCAACATTCAGACTTTTACCAAGGAAAATTTAGTAGTCATGGCAATCAGTGACCAGGGCCCCGGCATCCCGGAAGAAGTGTTGGGCAAATTGGGAACCCCATTTTGCACCACCAAGAAAAAGGGCACCGGTCTTGGGTTGGCCATCTGCTATAGTATCGTCAAAGCCCACCAAGGAAAGCTTGAGGTTCAGACATCACCCAAGGGAACTACATTTTATATATTCTTACCTGTGGAAACCAATTAA
- a CDS encoding aminotransferase class V-fold PLP-dependent enzyme has protein sequence MKTVEEVRRDLPVLDRYVFLNAGSLCPTPEPVMAAWFEAYRQWHLRGAGLPRHYEEMREQKIDVVREQLARLLNCSAAELAFTANATEGINIVAWGIDWQPGDEVIITDLEHPANSAVWLHNRERFGIRLRILPVQADKDAMLTQFRSMLSPWTRLVAVSHVISGSGQILPVAEICRLAKDAGALVLLDGAHAVGQLPVDLANLACDFYALNGHKWLLGPAGTGALFVRGDKLEQLRPSWVGDVAGKGMEYTEDGSFMPPPGARRYEFATRDWSAILGLGAAIDYVNDIGIENIRARVLNLVKYLRERLQEIEGAEVVGAATSEESAGLVAFSIRGVNAVEACEELAKQSICPRYLNEQLFRVSIGYFTLKQELDRLVTALKQLQ, from the coding sequence GTGAAGACAGTTGAAGAAGTGCGCCGGGATTTGCCGGTGCTGGACAGATATGTGTTTTTAAACGCCGGTTCCCTATGCCCGACTCCGGAACCGGTGATGGCGGCCTGGTTTGAGGCCTATCGGCAGTGGCATTTGCGCGGCGCCGGCTTGCCCCGGCATTACGAGGAGATGCGGGAGCAGAAGATCGATGTGGTCCGGGAGCAGTTGGCCCGGCTGTTAAACTGCTCGGCGGCTGAACTGGCGTTTACCGCCAACGCCACCGAAGGGATTAACATCGTGGCCTGGGGCATAGACTGGCAGCCAGGTGACGAGGTGATTATCACCGATTTGGAGCATCCCGCCAATTCGGCGGTCTGGCTCCACAACAGGGAGCGATTCGGCATCCGCCTGCGAATTCTGCCAGTGCAGGCGGATAAAGATGCGATGTTGACTCAGTTCAGGAGTATGCTCTCCCCCTGGACCCGGTTGGTGGCCGTAAGTCATGTAATCAGTGGCAGCGGCCAGATTTTGCCGGTGGCGGAGATCTGCCGCCTGGCCAAGGACGCCGGGGCGTTGGTGCTTTTGGATGGCGCCCATGCCGTCGGACAATTGCCGGTGGACCTGGCGAATTTGGCTTGCGATTTCTACGCTCTGAACGGCCACAAATGGCTGTTGGGCCCGGCAGGAACCGGCGCCTTGTTTGTCAGGGGAGACAAACTTGAGCAATTGCGTCCCAGCTGGGTTGGCGATGTGGCGGGGAAGGGCATGGAATACACAGAGGATGGTTCATTTATGCCACCACCTGGGGCGAGGCGCTATGAGTTCGCGACCCGGGACTGGTCGGCAATCCTCGGTCTGGGCGCGGCCATCGATTATGTGAATGATATCGGGATTGAAAATATCCGCGCTCGGGTGTTGAACCTGGTCAAATACTTGCGGGAACGGCTCCAAGAGATTGAGGGGGCAGAGGTGGTGGGAGCAGCCACGTCTGAGGAGAGCGCCGGCCTGGTGGCGTTCAGCATTCGGGGAGTCAATGCTGTCGAAGCCTGCGAGGAACTGGCAAAGCAGAGCATCTGTCCGCGTTATCTTAACGAGCAATTGTTTCGGGTCAGTATCGGTTACTTCACCCTAAAGCAGGAGCTGGATCGCTTGGTGACGGCGTTAAAGCAACTACAATAA
- a CDS encoding radical SAM protein, giving the protein MRTIQAKQILSSWSDGMSWFGSNYSINLYKGCCHGCIYCDSRSECYRVESFDMVRAKENALQLLEAELRSKRRKGIVANGAMSDPYNPFEEDALLTRGALELFHRLGYGASLLTKSTMITRDLDILTEINRQAAVVAEFTITHDDRLCKQLEPFVAPSSQRFVALKQIAEAGIFCGILLWPILSFINDSEENVRAIVRSAADSGASFVSPFFGVTLRQNQRARFYKQLDRLFPGVKERYIQTFGQSYQCVSPNKVSLWAAFTQECERYGLLYKMDAIRAAITSQQRSCNYHSLIRGK; this is encoded by the coding sequence GTGCGAACAATCCAAGCGAAGCAGATTTTGTCGTCCTGGTCTGATGGCATGAGCTGGTTTGGCAGTAATTACAGCATTAATTTATATAAAGGGTGCTGTCATGGCTGTATTTACTGTGATTCCCGGAGCGAATGCTACCGGGTGGAAAGTTTTGATATGGTGCGTGCCAAGGAAAACGCTTTGCAATTGCTGGAGGCAGAGCTGCGGAGCAAGCGTCGCAAGGGCATCGTTGCCAACGGCGCCATGAGCGATCCCTACAATCCCTTTGAAGAAGATGCATTGCTGACCAGGGGAGCATTGGAATTGTTTCACAGGTTGGGGTACGGCGCCAGTTTGCTGACCAAATCGACAATGATCACCCGGGATCTCGATATCCTCACTGAAATCAACCGCCAGGCAGCTGTTGTCGCGGAGTTCACCATCACCCATGACGATCGGCTTTGCAAGCAGCTTGAACCGTTTGTGGCGCCCAGCTCCCAACGCTTTGTCGCCTTGAAGCAGATAGCTGAAGCGGGTATTTTCTGCGGTATCCTTTTGTGGCCAATTCTGTCCTTCATCAATGACAGCGAGGAGAATGTTCGGGCAATCGTTCGGAGCGCAGCCGATAGCGGCGCCAGTTTCGTCAGTCCGTTTTTCGGCGTTACCCTGAGGCAAAACCAGCGTGCCCGTTTTTATAAGCAGCTGGACCGCCTGTTCCCGGGTGTTAAAGAGCGCTACATACAGACCTTTGGTCAGAGCTATCAATGTGTTTCACCGAATAAGGTTAGCTTGTGGGCAGCATTCACACAAGAATGTGAGCGCTATGGTTTGTTGTACAAGATGGATGCTATTCGCGCGGCCATTACTAGTCAGCAGCGAAGCTGCAATTATCATTCTTTGATTAGGGGGAAATGA
- a CDS encoding YafY family transcriptional regulator — MRINRLLEITMILLNKELVTARELAERFQVSTRTIYRDVDALSAAGVPVYMKQGTGGGIALLPEYSLSKTLFSAEDREGLLLAVQTLQVTKMPEVDAALQRLGTLFGEGEMEEWAQVDFTPWGSHPNEAGKFTTIKRAIISRQVLRFEYVNSAGETSWRTAEPLKLAYKGQAWYLYANCRLRNEYRLFRLSRVKGLTLLDEQFPKKEFVEIPDMEGNSSRPRMVTLSLKFQPNLAYRVYDDFAESQIERVDDGTLQVTVTFPEDEWVYGYILSFGPAVEVLAPAHVRVIVGNRLREACKIYNSVQI, encoded by the coding sequence ATGCGTATTAACCGGCTTTTGGAAATTACAATGATCCTTCTGAATAAGGAACTGGTCACCGCCCGGGAGCTGGCAGAACGCTTCCAGGTCTCCACGCGCACCATTTATCGGGATGTGGATGCCCTGTCAGCGGCCGGGGTCCCCGTCTACATGAAGCAGGGGACAGGTGGCGGCATTGCTTTGCTACCCGAGTATTCCCTGAGCAAAACGTTGTTTTCTGCGGAGGACAGGGAGGGCCTGCTTCTGGCTGTCCAGACTTTGCAGGTGACGAAAATGCCGGAGGTCGACGCGGCCCTGCAAAGGTTGGGGACGCTATTTGGCGAAGGTGAAATGGAAGAATGGGCCCAAGTGGATTTCACACCCTGGGGCAGCCATCCCAATGAAGCCGGAAAGTTCACTACAATTAAGCGGGCGATCATCAGCAGGCAGGTGCTTAGGTTTGAGTACGTTAATTCTGCCGGAGAGACTAGTTGGCGCACGGCAGAGCCCTTAAAGTTAGCATACAAGGGCCAGGCCTGGTACTTATATGCCAATTGCCGTTTGAGGAACGAATACAGGCTTTTTCGACTCTCCAGGGTCAAGGGTTTGACGCTGTTGGACGAGCAGTTCCCCAAGAAGGAATTCGTTGAAATTCCAGACATGGAAGGAAATTCGTCCCGCCCCCGAATGGTTACTTTGAGCCTGAAATTCCAGCCGAATCTGGCCTACCGTGTTTACGATGATTTTGCTGAATCCCAGATTGAGCGGGTGGATGATGGTACGCTTCAGGTGACAGTGACTTTTCCGGAAGATGAATGGGTGTACGGCTATATTCTTTCCTTCGGCCCGGCAGTGGAAGTTCTGGCGCCAGCCCATGTTCGAGTGATTGTCGGAAACAGATTGCGGGAAGCGTGTAAAATCTATAATTCCGTTCAAATATGA